One Amaranthus tricolor cultivar Red isolate AtriRed21 chromosome 10, ASM2621246v1, whole genome shotgun sequence genomic window carries:
- the LOC130825923 gene encoding protein FAR1-RELATED SEQUENCE 5-like: MWEIKKNADDQWNNRQLFPWLEVLNLIASCCFIAGVNCQDVSNAVFVVPLNNEHIQFEHGNGNKTSEHEGCNFDKQLQVINHDGDDDITTNIDIYETFEGLIAEKLEDLEQLYVSHARVTGFSVKKWTQRSSNNIITEKYLVCSCEGKTYHAPVAPEEGNAVSKKPKLIPITRSDCEARNGDISILDKIETIKAFEDANIKPTTAYRYLLKDAGGDEFVGHTLHDHINCVNRIRMKAIECGDAQSVIDQLICDGEKDPQFFYRVRLNEQGQLSALFTCDGMMREDYKIYGDVVIFDTTYRTNRYNLICGPIIGINIHWNTVMFGCAFIVDEKVESFKWVLSYFKKDAAMSKAIENFYKIFKKTVEKWRKREIEAEFYCSRTRPTSNLRLTGLLKHASEIYTASLFRYFEEEFKTAIVCSICEVNQINGIQNYRVWVDEDSSYVETVAYLDLQGDISVSCNCKNFEASGWLCCHCLRVLHNHSVSKILEKYILTRWTKHDKKEVWERMFSDTTRTFDEEDSVRKLKTITLQWRHDMGPKFYNLVLKTENEEGARKIVEDLYAKASETVKNHTMQDNPAQQCWSQTNGVTEQYAVLDPEKSVTKGRRKRIKGHFKKRKHSTSKREFGFITPNKHII; encoded by the exons ATGtgggaaattaagaaaaatgcaG ATGATCAGTGGAATAACCGTCAGCTTTTTCCATGGCTTGAAGTTTTGAACTTAATTGCTTCTTG TTGTTTTATAGCTGGTGTTAACTGTCAAG aTGTTTCCAATGCTGTTTTTGTAGTTCCATTAAATAATGAGCATATTCAGTTCGAGCATGGTAATGGAAATAAAACTAGTGAACACGAAG GATGTAATTTTGACAAGCAACTACAAGTCATCAACCATGACGGAGATGATGATATTACAACGAACATTG ATATATACGAGACATTTGAAGGGCTCATTGCTGAAAAATTAGAAGATCTTGAACAATTATACGTATCACATGCAAGAGTCACTGGGTTTAGCGTGAAAAAGTGGACACAAAGATcaagtaataatataattacgGAGAAGTATTTAGTGTGCTCATGTGAGGGAAAAACATATCATGCACCTGTTGCTCCGGAGGAAGGTAATGCAGTTTCTAAGAAACCCAAGCTAATTCCAATTACAAGGAGTGATTGTGAAGCCAGA AATGGCGACATCTCCATTCTAGACAAGATAGAAACGATCAAAGCATTTGAGGATGCAAACATCAAACCTACCACAGCATATCGATATTTATTAAAGGATGCTGGAGGTGACGAATTTGTGGGCCACACCCTACATGATCACATCAATTGTGTCAACAG GATACGGATGAAAGCGATAGAGTGTGGAGATGCTCAAAGTGTAATCGATCAATTAATATGCGACGGAGAGAAGGATCCCCAATTTTTTTACCGGGTAAGGttaaatgaacaaggacaacTTTCGGCACTTTTTACGTGTGATGGAATGATGAGAGAGGATTATAAAATATATGGTGATGTCGTTATTTTTGACACAACATACCGGACTAATCGATACAATTTGATATGTGGTCCTATCATCGGGATAAATATTCATTGGAACACTGTCATGTTCGGTTGTGCTTTTATAGTAGACGAGAAGGTTGAATCATTCAAGTGGGTCTTGTCTTATTTCAAAAAA GATGCTGCAATGTCGAAGGCAATCGAAAAT TTTTACAAGATATTTAAGAAAACGGTGGAAAAATGGAGGAAACGAGAGATCGAAGCTGAGTTTTACTGTTCTCGCACAAGACCAACCTCTAACTTACGGCTAACTGGTTTGTTAAAGCATGCATCCGAAATCTACACTGCAAGCTTGTTTAGATATTTCGAAGAGGAGTTTAAAACAGCAATAGTATGTTCGATATGTGAGGTCAATCAAATTAACGGGATACAAAACTATAG AGTTTGGGTAGATGAAGATTCATCTTATGTTGAAACGGTTGCTTATCTTGATCTGCAAGGAGATATTAGTGTAAGTTGCAATTGCAAGAACTTTGAGGCAAGCGGTTGGTTGTGTTGTCATTGCTTAAGAGTATTACATAATCATTCCGTATCTAAGATTCTTGAGAAGTATATACTAACTCGCTGGACGAAACATGATAAAAAGGAAGTGTGGGAGAGAATGTTTAGCGACACTACAAGAACATTTGATGAAGAGGACAGTGTAAGGAAGCTAAAGACGATAACCTTACAGTGGAGGCATGATATGGGTCCTAAGTTTTACAATCTTGTTCTTAAGACAGAAAACGAGGAAGGTGCACGAAAGATTGTTGAGGACCTCTATGCAAAGGCGAGTGAAACTGTCAAAAACCATACAATGCAAGATAACCCAGCGCAACAATGTTGGTCACAGACAAATGGTGTTACGGAACAATATGCTGTGCTTGACCCTGAAAAATCAGTGACAAAGGGGAGGAGAAAACGAATTAAAGGACactttaaaaaaagaaaacattcaACGTCTAAAAGGGAGTTTGGTTTCATAACACCAAATAAGCACATTATATAA
- the LOC130826271 gene encoding receptor-like protein kinase HERK 1 encodes MVPKLAILVFCMLFIAYYLKKGSAAPTNYLIDCGSPQNKTIGNRIFMADRYSSKFLSTPRKILGSTSGSHVSSNLPIYQTARIFTGLSKFTLPITHLGRYFIRLYFFPFDHGTYRMNTARFSVSAQEFVLLSDYTPPRSHTLKEYSVNVTSNTLVVTFTPLENSFAFVNAIEVVSVPDSLIVDDANLVRPAEKYTGLARQTLETVTRVNMGGPYVGFNNDTLWRTWVTDDGFLLNDASGEEVSNIGAVKYAGGLATKFSAPRSVYGTAREMNSASDPTANFNVTWEFKVDIGFQYLVRFHFCDIVSTSLNELYFNVYIDSWFVRQDTDLSTLTGGALATAVFIDAVTPFATSNKLRIGIGPSNIGGVYPNAILNGLEIMKLNNSKSSLSGNRLVPLSSERSSKVQVGLIVGVAVGGVCVIALVVIIFVLCKRRKHTRRSDSKSWIPVSVGGGTSHSMGSKYSSATGSVDYNLSYRIPFASVQEATKNFDESLVIGIGGFGKVYKGILGDGTKVAVKRGNPRSQQGFAEFRTEIEMLSQFRHRHLVSLIGYCDERNEMILIYEYMENGTLKSLLYGSGLPSLSWKQRLEICIGAARGLHYLHTGYAKAVIHRDVKSANILLDENFMAKVADFGLSKAGPEIDQTHVSTAVKGSFGYLDPEYFRRQQLTEKSDVYSFGVVLFEVLCARPVIDPTLPRERVNLAEWAMQWHKKGKLDQVIDPSLAGKIKLESLRKFGETAEKCLADFGVDRPTMGDVLWNLEYTLQLQEAVILDDPEDNSTKLIGALSPQVHNFSENDNSVSSVQPGMSTDDDHSGVFSQILHTEGR; translated from the coding sequence ATGGTTCCCAAACTTGCTATATTGGTTTTCTGTATGTTGTTTATTGCTTACTATTTAAAGAAAGGTAGTGCTGCACCAACTAATTACCTTATAGACTGTGGATCCCCTCAGAATAAGACTATCGGTAATCGAATTTTCATGGCAGATCGATACTCATCGAAATTTCTGTCTACCCCACGAAAAATATTGGGGAGTACTTCTGGTAGCCATGTTTCCTCCAATTTGCCAATTTATCAAACTGCTAGAATTTTCACTGGATTATCAAAGTTTACATTACCCATCACTCATTTAGGAAGATACTTCATTCGCCTTTATTTCTTCCCGTTTGATCATGGAACATATAGAATGAACACAGCTAGATTTAGTGTTTCTGCTCAAGAATTTGTGCTCCTTAGTGATTATACTCCACCTAGGTCTCATACATTGAAAGAATACTCGGTGAATGTGACATCGAACACCCTGGTTGTTACTTTCACCCCCTTGGAGAACTCATTTGCATTTGTTAATGCTATAGAAGTTGTTTCGGTCCCAGATTCTCTGATCGTAGATGATGCCAATTTGGTTCGTCCGGCTGAGAAATACACTGGTCTAGCGAGACAGACACTCGAGACAGTCACCCGGGTTAATATGGGAGGTCCATATGTCGGTTTTaataatgatactctttggcgAACATGGGTTACTGATGATGGTTTTTTGTTGAATGATGCTTCTGGTGAAGAAGTGAGTAACATCGGAGCTGTCAAGTATGCTGGGGGCCTTGCGACAAAGTTTAGTGCTCCGCGTAGTGTCTATGGAACGGCCAGAGAGATGAATTCCGCAAGTGACCCTACGGCTAACTTCAATGTCACATGGGAATTCAAGGTGGATATCGGGTTTCAGTATTTAGTCCGTTTTCACTTTTGTGATATAGTTAGTACTTCCTTGAACGAGCTGTATTTCAACGTTTATATCGACTCCTGGTTTGTCCGTCAAGACACCGATCTTAGTACTTTAACTGGCGGTGCTTTGGCCACCGCTGTCTTTATTGACGCTGTCACACCATTTGCAACTAGCAACAAGCTTCGGATAGGTATTGGGCCGTCTAATATAGGTGGGGTGTACCCAAATGCTATCTTGAATGGTTTGGAGATAATGAAACTCAATAATTCTAAGTCAAGCCTTAGTGGGAATCGTTTAGTGCCTTTATCTTCGGAGAGGAGCTCAAAAGTTCAGGTTGGACTGATAGTTGGTGTCGCTGTTGGAGGTGTTTGTGTCATTGCATTGGTAGTAATCATTTTCGTCTTGTGTAAAAGAAGGAAACATACACGTCGAAGCGATTCGAAATCCTGGATTCCTGTGTCCGTTGGTGGAGGGACTTCCCACTCGATGGGAAGTAAATACTCTAGTGCCACCGGTAGCGTTGATTACAACTTGAGTTATCGTATTCCTTTTGCATCGGTTCAAGAAGCAACTAAGAACTTCGATGAAAGTTTAGTTATTGGAATCGGTGGTTTTGGAAAAGTGTACAAAGGTATCTTGGGCGATGGCACAAAAGTTGCTGTCAAGAGGGGGAATCCTCGTTCCCAACAAGGCTTTGCGGAGTTCAGAACTGAAATCGAAATGCTGTCACAATTTCGGCATAGACACTTGGTTTCGTTGATTGGATATTGCGACGAAAGAAATGAGATGATTTTGATTTACGAGTATATGGAAAACGGGACACTTAAAAGTCTTCTATATGGATCAGGCCTTCCGAGCTTGAGTTGGAAACAAAGGCTCGAGATATGCATCGGGGCAGCTAGGGGACTCCACTACCTTCACACCGGCTATGCAAAAGCTGTAATCCATCGTGATGTAAAATCTGCTAACATTTTACTCGACGAAAACTTCATGGCAAAAGTCGCTGATTTTGGGCTGTCAAAAGCAGGACCGGAAATCGATCAAACCCATGTCAGTACAGCCGTCAAAGGTAGTTTCGGATACCTTGATCCCGAATATTTCAGGAGGCAACAACTTACCGAAAAATCAGACGTGTACTCATTTGGGGTGGTCCTTTTCGAAGTGCTTTGTGCAAGGCCGGTTATAGACCCGACCCTTCCTAGGGAGAGGGTGAATCTAGCCGAATGGGCAATGCAATGGCACAAGAAAGGGAAACTAGATCAAGTCATAGACCCGAGTCTTGCGGGGAAAATAAAACTCGAGTCGCTCAGAAAGTTTGGAGAAACAGCAGAGAAGTGTTTGGCTGATTTTGGTGTCGATAGGCCTACAATGGGAGACGTTTTATGGAACTTGGAGTACACTCTTCAACTTCAGGAAGCGGTTATTCTAGACGATCCTGAAGATAACAGCACGAAACTGATCGGTGCTTTATCTCCTCAAGTCCATAATTTCAGCGAGAATGATAACAGTGTTAGTTCTGTGCAACCAGGAATGAGTACTGACGATGATCATTCTGGTGTATTCTCGCAGATATTACACACCGAGGGTCGTTGA